Proteins from a genomic interval of Verrucomicrobiota bacterium:
- a CDS encoding type II toxin-antitoxin system VapC family toxin, with the protein MVARTATRGYLLDTDTCIEILRGNRRVIQKRRGIYADVLTSEITASELYFGAANSQDPPKHKAEVDQFLKTLPVVPIGRHGAQFFGALKAQLRRAGRLIPDADLWIASIARALDFTVVTGNTKHLARVPRLTTCDWIRGQEGSGE; encoded by the coding sequence ATGGTAGCGCGGACGGCGACTCGGGGATACCTTCTGGACACCGACACCTGCATCGAAATCCTCCGGGGAAATCGGCGAGTCATTCAGAAACGGCGTGGTATCTACGCCGACGTGCTGACTTCTGAAATCACCGCCAGCGAGCTTTACTTCGGGGCGGCCAATTCACAGGATCCGCCCAAGCACAAAGCGGAGGTGGACCAATTTCTGAAAACGCTTCCGGTGGTCCCAATCGGACGCCACGGGGCTCAGTTTTTTGGGGCGCTCAAAGCGCAGCTCAGACGGGCGGGCCGATTGATCCCGGATGCCGATCTTTGGATCGCTTCCATCGCTCGCGCCTTGGACTTCACGGTGGTGACGGGAAACACCAAGCACTTGGCGCGGGTTCCCAGGCTCACGACTTGTGATTGGATTCGCGGTCAAGAGGGCTCGGGAGAGTGA
- a CDS encoding Arc family DNA-binding protein → MKAVTLKAVPEDLVEALKSAAVRNHRSLSGEILHRLHLSVSNSEGGVTASSVEEKAGYQADAWEKLTGDWNTGLPVEEEIAALYEARSGGRDQDLTW, encoded by the coding sequence ATGAAAGCGGTCACATTGAAGGCGGTGCCGGAGGACTTGGTGGAGGCACTCAAATCGGCCGCGGTGCGCAATCATCGAAGTCTCTCTGGAGAGATTCTCCATCGCTTGCATCTCAGTGTCTCGAATTCGGAAGGAGGGGTGACGGCCTCTTCGGTCGAGGAAAAGGCGGGCTACCAAGCGGATGCTTGGGAAAAGCTCACGGGGGACTGGAACACGGGCTTGCCAGTCGAGGAGGAAATCGCGGCGCTCTACGAGGCGCGCTCTGGAGGTCGTGACCAAGACCTGACATGGTAG